Sequence from the Flavobacterium sp. J372 genome:
TGCAAATGTCCCACCTGTCATAATTTACCGCCGCAAATTCGGTGAAGTCCTTTACCCTGATTGGGTACAAGTGGCATGAAACGGGTTTTTTCCAGCTTACGATGCCCTGGTTGTAGGCCTGTTCTATTCCGCACAGGGCGGTTTTTCCGTCAAATATTACGTACGCACAGTCTTTATTATCAATGAGCGGTGTTTCAAGGTCGCCGTCAGTCCCGGTAACCCATGTGCCCTGGGCCTCAATAGCAGCAATCCCTTCCGGGCGCAGGAATGGTTTTACCAGTGGATAGATCTCTTCAAGAATGCGGGTTTCCTCTTCATTAAGGGGTGCTCCTGCATCGCCGTCAACACAGCAGCCGCCATGGCATGCCGAAAGGTTGCACACAAAATCTTTCTCCAGTATGTCTTCAGACACTATTGTTTTACCCAGTTGAAACATGCGGCAAAGATAACCATTACATTTTGTATAAATATGTGCTAAAATCCTGCCAAAAAATTAACGGTGTGTTAGCTTCGGGTTCATAAATATTACGGTACTTTTGCGCTTGCAAATAATTTCGCACAAAGATGAATTTCGACTGGAGAGAAATGTTTACCGTGAGCATGGTGCTTTTTGCCGTGATAGATATTGTGGGCAGCGTACC
This genomic interval carries:
- a CDS encoding DUF3109 family protein is translated as MFQLGKTIVSEDILEKDFVCNLSACHGGCCVDGDAGAPLNEEETRILEEIYPLVKPFLRPEGIAAIEAQGTWVTGTDGDLETPLIDNKDCAYVIFDGKTALCGIEQAYNQGIVSWKKPVSCHLYPIRVKDFTEFAAVNYDRWDICNPACALGKELEVPVYKFVREALIRRFREDWYAELEKVAAELKEQPAQRRR